The genomic region TCAGCATCTTCCAGCCCTGCCCCAGCCGTTCCTTGCCGCCGATGACGTAATCGAGCGGAATGAAGACGTCGCGGCCCCAGTTCGGGCCGTTCTGGAAGACCTGCATCGAGGGCAGATGACGCTGCCCGATCTCGACGCCGGGCAAGTTCGTCGGGATCAGCGCCACGGTGATGCCGAGCTCTTCCTGGCTCCCGACGAGGTGATCGGGATCATAGGCCTTGAAGGCAAGGCCGAGCAGCGTCGCGACGGGGCCGAGCGTGATGTAGCGCTTGTGCCAGTTGAGGCGGAGGCCGACGACCTCGCGCCCCTCGAATTCGCCCTTGCAGATGATGCCGCTGTCGACCATCGAGGCGGCATCGGAGCCGGCTTCCGGGCTGGTGAGGCCGAAGCAGGGAATCTCGCGTCCGTCGGCGAGGCGCGGCAGCCAGCGCTGCTGCTGCTCCGTGGTGCCGAAGCGCATCAGGAGTTCGCCGGGCCCGAGCGAGTTCGGCACCATCACGGTGACCGCGGCCGCGATCGAGCGGGTCGAGATCTTGCGCACGACTTCCGAATGCGCGTAGGGCGAGAAGCCGAGGCCGCCGAACTGCTTCGGAATGATCATGCCGAAGAACTTTTCGCGCTTGACGAAGTGCCAGACGTCCTGCGGCAGGTCGCGCGATTCCCAAAAAATCTTCCACTCGTCGAGCATGGCGCAGAGCTCGTCGACGGGACCACTCAGGAACGCCCGTTCCTCGTCCGTCAGCGTCGCCTGCGGGACCTTCAGCAGCTTCGACCAATCAGGGTTGCCGGTGAAGAGATCGGCATCCCACCAGACGTCACCCGCCTCCAGCGCTTCGCGCTCGGTGTCGGACATCGCCGGCAGCACGCCGCGCGCCCATGAGAAGATCGGCTTTGTGATGGTGTCGCGGCGGAAGCTCATGGCGGACCTCATGCATCGGCGCGGTGCCAAGTCATTTTAGCGGAAATCGGCTGGCGGAGGCGAACATCTCGCCTGCAACATTGACGCGGCCGGGCGGCCGCCCGAGCCATAACGGCCTGGGCGTGGGGACAGTTCCGGGAGGGGGTGGGGGCTGTAACGGCGCGCCCCGGAATGACGGGTGGAGAGAACGGTGGCCGGCCTAATCCGGCCGGATCATCTCGAACATGTTTTCCGGCTTGATCTCGAAATAGTCGCCGCGCCGGCCGGCGCGGACGATGGGGCGGGCGGCGGCGGTCTGGTAGACGCCGTCCTTGATCAAGGCCTTGTCGATGTGGACGGCGACGACCTCGCCGAGCGTCAGCCAGGCGTCGGCCTCCTTGCCGTTGGCGCCCTTGAGGCGGACGATGTCGGAGACCTTGCACTCGAAGGCGACGGGGCTCTCAGCCACCCGCGGCACGTTGACGAGCTTGCCGGGCACGGCAGTGAGGCCCGCGACCTCGAACTCGTCGACCTCGGGGGCGACATGCGCCGCGGTCGCGTTCATGTGCTTTGCCAGATCCATCGTGGTGAGATTCCAGACGAACTCGCCGGTCTGCTGCATGTTCTCGACCGTGTCCTTCCAGTTGGTGGAGGAGAAGCCGATGATCGGCGGCACGTAGCAGAACGCGTTGAAGAAGCTGTAGGGCGCGAGGTTGACGTGGCCCCTGGCGTCGCGCGAGGAGATCCAGCCGATCGGCCGCGGCGCGATGATGGCGTTGAAAGGATCGTGCTTGAGGCCGTGGCCCTTGGAGGGCTCGTAGAAGTACAGGTCTTTGTCGGTCACGCGCTTGCTTCTCCGGTCTCCGTCATTCCGGGGCGATGCATAGCATCGAACCCGGAATCTCGAGATTCCGGATTCGGTCCTGCGGACCGCCCCGGAATGACTGCGAAGCAGCTTATAGGAGGAAACCCGCCGCCCCGTCAGTGGTGCGGCGACAGACCGGCGATGACGAAATCGATCATCTGGTCGATAGTCGGGCCCGGCTTGGTGGCGCACTGGGCGATCATCTGGGGGTGGAAGAAGCGGATCATCGCAGAGCAGGAGCAGAGCGCGGCGAGTTGCAGGTCCGGCGCCTCGAACTCGCCGGAGGCGACGCCTTGCGCGATCATCTGGCCGATGACGCCGGCGATGCACTCCATATGGGCGACGCAGACGTCCCAATCCTCCTCCATCGCGACCGCTACCATCTCGTGCAGCTTGTTGTCGCCGACATAGCGCTCGGTGTTCATGCGGTTGATGGTGGTGAGCAGCTCGCGGAAGCGCTCCTTGACCGGACCAGGCTTTGCCACGATCCGCTGCGCCTCCAGCTCGACCTCGCCCATCAGCGAGCGCGCCACCGCCTGATGGATCGCCTTCTTCGATTCGAAGAAGCGATACACGTTGGCGGGGCTCATCCTGAGCTCCTTGGCGATGTCGCCGACGGTGGTCTTCTGGTAGCCGATCTGGCGGAACAGCCGCTCGGCCACCTCGAGGATGCGATCCCGGGTGTCGACTTCGATATGTTCCGAAACAAGGGCCATCAGTCAGGACTCGTTGGTCAGCAGTCTTCTCATCTATTCAGCCGCTTCGGCAAGCGGAATTGCGTGCGGGTCATCGCTCCCATGCTGCGGCGCGGCAGGCTGCTCGGGCGTTCCGGCCTCGTCCAGGCTCTTGCGGAACCACAGGGCGTAGAGGCCCGGCAGGTACAGGAGCGTCAGGAAGGTCGCGACGAACAGGCCGCCCATGATGGTGATCGCCATCGGGCCCCAGAAGGCCGAGCGCGACAGCGGTATCATGGCAAGAATGGCGGCGAGCGCCGTCAGCACCACCGGCCGGGCGCGGCGGACGGTCGCCTCCACGATCGCCTCGCGCCGGGTCAGGCCGTGGCTGACGTCGGTCTCGATCTGGTCGACCAAAATGACCGTGTTGCGCATGATCATGCCGGCGAGCGCGATCAGGCCGAGCAGCGCCACGAAGCCGAACGGGGCATTGGCGACGTTCAGCCCGAGCGAGGCGCCGACGATGCCGAGCGGCGCGGTCAGGAACACCAGGATCAGGCGTGAGAAGCTCTGCAGCTGGATCATCAGCAGCGTCAGCATCACCATGACCATCACCGGGAAGAGGATGAAGATCGAAGCGTTGCCCTTGGCGGATTCCTCGAACGCACCGCCCGGCTCGATCCGGTAGGCCGGCTCGAGGTGGTCCTTGATCGCCTTCAGCTTCGGCGTGATCTGGTTGGTGACGTCGGGCGCCTGCACGCCGTCGACGACGTCGGAGCGGACGGTGATCGCCATGTCGCGATTGCGCCGCCAAATGATCGGGTCCTCGTGGGCATATTCGATTCGAGCGATCTGCTGCAGCGGAACGGCGACGCCGCCCCGCGAGGTGATGGTGAGATCACCGACGCCGCCGAGGTCAAGGCGCTCGGACGGGATGGCGCGGGCGACCACGCCGACCTTCTCGATGCCGTCGCGCACGGTCGTGACCTGCGAACCCGAGATCAGCATCGCCAGCGCCTGCGAGACGTCCTGCGGGGTCAGGCCCATGGCGCGGGCGCGATCCTGGTCGACGACGAGCTTGAGATAGGGCGACTGCTCGTTCCAGTCGAGCTGGACGTCCTTGACGCTTTTGTTCTGCCGCATGACGTCGCGGACCTGGTAGGCGATCTCGCGGACCTTGTTGGCATCGGGGCCGATCACGCGGAACTGGACGGGGAAACCGACCGGCGGACCGAAATTGAAGCGGTCGACGCGCACGCGTGCCTCGGTCAGGAAGCCCTCGGCAGCGGCGGTCTCGATCTTGGCCTTGATGCGCTCGCGCGCCTCGACGCCCTTGGCGACGATGACGATCTCGGCAAAGGCCTCGTTCGGAAGCTGCGGGTTGAGGCCGAGCCAGAAGCGCGGCGAGCCCTGGCCGACATAGGCGGTATAGGTCTCGATGTCCTTGTCGTCCTTGAGCAGCGTCTCGGCCTTCTTCACCGCCTTCTCGGTGACGTTGAAGGCGGTGCCTTCCGGCAGGCGCAGCTGCAGGAACAGCTCGGGTCGCTCCGACAGCGGGAAGAACTGCTGCTGCACGTGGCCGAAACCGACGATCGAGGCAACGAAGACGCCGACGGTCGCGGCCACCACGGTGATGCGGTGGTTGACGCACCATTGCACGATGGCGCGCAGGCCCCGGTACATGCGGGTCTCGTAGACCGCATGCGGATCATGGTTATGGTGGGCCTTCATTTCGGGCAGCAGCTTGACGCCGATATAGGGCGTGAAGATCACCGCCACGAACCAGGAGGCGACCAGTGCGATCGCCACGATCCAGAAGATGCTGCCGGCATATTCGCCGACCGCGGAATTGGCAAAGCCGATGGGGAGGAAGCCAGCGGCCGTGACCAGCGTTCCCGTGAGCATCGGAAACGCAGTAGATTCCCAGGCAAAGGACGCCGCACGCATGCGGTCCCAGCCCTGCTCCATCTTCACCACCATCATCTCGACCGCGATGATGGCGTCGTCGACGAGCAGGCCGAGTGCGATGATCAG from Bradyrhizobium sp. CB1015 harbors:
- a CDS encoding flavin reductase family protein codes for the protein MTDKDLYFYEPSKGHGLKHDPFNAIIAPRPIGWISSRDARGHVNLAPYSFFNAFCYVPPIIGFSSTNWKDTVENMQQTGEFVWNLTTMDLAKHMNATAAHVAPEVDEFEVAGLTAVPGKLVNVPRVAESPVAFECKVSDIVRLKGANGKEADAWLTLGEVVAVHIDKALIKDGVYQTAAARPIVRAGRRGDYFEIKPENMFEMIRPD
- a CDS encoding TetR/AcrR family transcriptional regulator, coding for MALVSEHIEVDTRDRILEVAERLFRQIGYQKTTVGDIAKELRMSPANVYRFFESKKAIHQAVARSLMGEVELEAQRIVAKPGPVKERFRELLTTINRMNTERYVGDNKLHEMVAVAMEEDWDVCVAHMECIAGVIGQMIAQGVASGEFEAPDLQLAALCSCSAMIRFFHPQMIAQCATKPGPTIDQMIDFVIAGLSPHH
- a CDS encoding efflux RND transporter permease subunit, coding for MKRFNLSAWAVSHPTLVLFLMLVLGVAGFFSYEKLGRAEDPFFTVKVVNVSVIWPGATAQEMQTQVADPIEKKIQELPYFEKVQTYSKPAFTALQVTFRDNTPPKDVPYLFYLLRKKLVDVQGQLPSGILGPVVNDEFSDVDSILYMMTGDGADYAQLKKVSEGFRQRLLKVPGVTKVDVYGNQDERIFVEFSHAKLATLGITPQALFDSLAKQNNVTPAGTVETSSQRVPLRVTGALDGAKAVAETPVESNGRVFRLGDIATVTHGYVDPPSFVVRQEGKPAIGIGVVTAKGANILELGKQVEKATADFMKAVPQGIDVRLIADQPKVVEHAVGEFVHSFMEALVIVLFVSFLALGWRTGIVVALSVPLVLGIVFVVMNTMSLDLHRITLGALIIALGLLVDDAIIAVEMMVVKMEQGWDRMRAASFAWESTAFPMLTGTLVTAAGFLPIGFANSAVGEYAGSIFWIVAIALVASWFVAVIFTPYIGVKLLPEMKAHHNHDPHAVYETRMYRGLRAIVQWCVNHRITVVAATVGVFVASIVGFGHVQQQFFPLSERPELFLQLRLPEGTAFNVTEKAVKKAETLLKDDKDIETYTAYVGQGSPRFWLGLNPQLPNEAFAEIVIVAKGVEARERIKAKIETAAAEGFLTEARVRVDRFNFGPPVGFPVQFRVIGPDANKVREIAYQVRDVMRQNKSVKDVQLDWNEQSPYLKLVVDQDRARAMGLTPQDVSQALAMLISGSQVTTVRDGIEKVGVVARAIPSERLDLGGVGDLTITSRGGVAVPLQQIARIEYAHEDPIIWRRNRDMAITVRSDVVDGVQAPDVTNQITPKLKAIKDHLEPAYRIEPGGAFEESAKGNASIFILFPVMVMVMLTLLMIQLQSFSRLILVFLTAPLGIVGASLGLNVANAPFGFVALLGLIALAGMIMRNTVILVDQIETDVSHGLTRREAIVEATVRRARPVVLTALAAILAMIPLSRSAFWGPMAITIMGGLFVATFLTLLYLPGLYALWFRKSLDEAGTPEQPAAPQHGSDDPHAIPLAEAAE